A portion of the Streptomyces erythrochromogenes genome contains these proteins:
- a CDS encoding SpoIIE family protein phosphatase, producing the protein MAWGRWDSGAGPLGEAVLTALFTRARTPMYLLDTELRVTYANTAAQDTHRPPGQAPPGQAPPGQGLAGRYLWDLLPDAETDRLRDVLGQVLKTGTPQLGVLLQGRTAGPARRPHILSLDLHRLQDAEGRVLGVAAAATDGTEEHRARSRQALLHQAAGTIGTTLDVLRTAQELADLTVPALADGVAVDVLDSVLRGQAPPSGPLLDNLPLRRAAYSARPGGQDIAIHQVGEVSAFASNTPYTACLADLQPRLVTDIQHDPAWLAREPERRRRFLAGGVHSLLLVPLAARGVVLGLAVFLRWHTPEPFDRQDLALAADLAARTALCLDNARLYNRERSIARLLQLDLRPPQVAAHIAVDTAHTYRPTGPGADWFDVIPLSSARVALAVGDIPAPGLQSAARVGELRVALSALSAMDLPPDEVLERLHALTARFRAELPPQEPHRPVSCLYAVYDPVTGRCTAASSGHPPPAILWPDGTVSFAEIPAGPILGRGNGQYEAAELQLPEGTTLALYNTGILDTAGQDATAAQQSRLGQALASGTGTLQDRCDAVHYAMAPHETDHDVVLLLARTRLLGPDRAAAWTWPNDASTIADARSAVRHTLAAWACTTWGTAPP; encoded by the coding sequence ATGGCATGGGGACGGTGGGACAGCGGGGCAGGCCCCCTGGGCGAGGCCGTGCTCACCGCCCTGTTCACCCGGGCACGGACCCCGATGTACCTCCTGGACACCGAGCTGCGGGTCACGTACGCCAATACGGCCGCGCAGGACACGCATCGCCCGCCCGGCCAGGCCCCGCCCGGCCAGGCCCCGCCCGGCCAGGGCCTGGCCGGACGCTACCTGTGGGACCTGCTCCCGGACGCCGAAACCGACCGCCTGCGCGATGTGCTCGGGCAGGTCCTGAAGACCGGCACCCCCCAGCTCGGGGTGCTCCTGCAAGGCCGCACCGCCGGCCCCGCCCGCCGGCCGCACATCCTCTCCCTCGACCTGCACCGCCTGCAGGACGCCGAGGGCCGGGTCCTGGGCGTCGCCGCCGCAGCCACCGACGGCACCGAAGAACACCGGGCCCGCAGCCGGCAGGCACTGCTGCACCAGGCGGCCGGCACCATCGGCACCACCCTGGACGTCCTGCGCACCGCGCAGGAACTGGCCGACCTGACCGTGCCCGCGCTCGCCGACGGCGTCGCCGTGGACGTCCTGGACTCGGTGCTGCGCGGTCAGGCCCCACCCTCCGGCCCCCTCCTGGACAACCTGCCGCTACGGCGAGCCGCCTACAGCGCCCGGCCCGGCGGGCAGGACATCGCGATCCACCAGGTGGGGGAAGTCAGCGCCTTCGCCAGCAACACCCCCTACACCGCCTGCCTGGCCGATCTCCAACCCCGCCTGGTGACCGACATCCAGCACGACCCGGCGTGGCTGGCACGCGAACCCGAACGCCGACGCCGGTTCCTCGCAGGCGGCGTGCACTCGCTGCTCCTCGTCCCGCTGGCCGCCCGCGGGGTCGTCCTCGGACTGGCCGTCTTCCTGCGCTGGCACACCCCCGAGCCGTTCGACAGGCAGGACCTCGCCCTGGCCGCCGACCTGGCCGCCCGGACCGCGCTGTGCCTGGACAACGCCCGCCTGTACAACCGCGAACGGTCCATCGCCCGCCTCCTGCAGCTCGACCTGCGCCCACCCCAGGTAGCCGCCCACATCGCCGTGGACACCGCCCACACCTACCGCCCGACCGGCCCCGGCGCCGACTGGTTCGACGTCATCCCGCTCTCCAGCGCCCGCGTCGCGCTCGCGGTGGGCGACATCCCCGCACCGGGCCTGCAGTCCGCCGCGCGCGTGGGAGAGCTGAGGGTCGCCCTCAGCGCCCTGTCGGCCATGGACCTGCCCCCCGACGAAGTCCTCGAACGACTCCACGCGCTGACCGCCCGCTTCCGCGCCGAGCTCCCACCACAGGAGCCCCACCGGCCCGTCAGCTGCCTGTACGCCGTCTACGACCCCGTCACCGGCCGCTGCACCGCGGCCAGCTCCGGACACCCCCCGCCGGCCATCCTGTGGCCCGACGGCACCGTGTCGTTCGCCGAGATCCCCGCCGGCCCCATCCTCGGCCGCGGCAACGGCCAGTACGAGGCCGCCGAACTCCAACTGCCCGAGGGAACCACCCTGGCCCTCTACAACACCGGGATCCTGGACACCGCGGGACAGGACGCGACGGCCGCACAGCAGAGCCGGCTGGGCCAGGCCCTCGCCTCCGGCACCGGCACCCTGCAGGACCGCTGCGACGCCGTCCACTACGCCATGGCCCCGCACGAAACCGACCACGACGTGGTCCTGCTCCTCGCCCGCACCCGCCTCCTCGGCCCCGACCGGGCTGCGGCATGGACCTGGCCCAACGACGCCTCCACCATCGCCGACGCACGCAGCGCCGTCCGTCACACCCTCGCCGCCTGGGCCTGCACCACCTGGGGGACAGCACCGCCCTGA
- a CDS encoding helix-turn-helix domain-containing protein, with the protein MPITVDIDVMLARRKMSVGELADRVGITPANLAVLKNGRAKAVRFATLAALCEALECQPGDLLRWEAGDTAGE; encoded by the coding sequence ATGCCCATCACCGTCGACATCGACGTGATGCTGGCCAGGCGGAAGATGTCCGTGGGGGAACTCGCGGACCGGGTGGGGATCACGCCGGCCAACCTGGCGGTGCTGAAGAACGGCCGCGCCAAGGCGGTGCGCTTCGCGACGCTCGCCGCGCTCTGCGAGGCGCTCGAGTGCCAGCCGGGCGACCTGCTGCGCTGGGAGGCCGGGGACACCGCCGGCGAATGA
- a CDS encoding serine hydrolase, whose translation MSVGDVLRPRGIDEGRYGAGILLLPDKTLVHRGDWEGFHSTFIVSPDRNTAVTVVCNVDSPDHFHAANQLLDIWTT comes from the coding sequence GTGAGCGTCGGCGACGTCCTGCGCCCACGCGGCATCGACGAAGGGCGGTACGGGGCCGGAATCCTCCTCCTCCCCGACAAGACCCTGGTCCACCGGGGCGACTGGGAGGGATTCCACAGCACCTTCATCGTGAGCCCGGACCGCAACACCGCCGTCACCGTCGTGTGCAACGTGGACTCGCCCGACCATTTCCACGCGGCGAACCAACTGCTGGACATCTGGACCACATGA
- a CDS encoding C40 family peptidase has translation MAMRTTAVAAATALTLLTAWEGAHSATAAATTAAPKTAAVAAAGECRVLAPGASAVAEKAVAAACEQIGVWYTWGGGHGPQPGPTYGQVDPSDPDSAHDPERLGFDCSGLVRYAYHRAAGGDPLTGNAYHQFHSPQVQQRFTAGQGTAPLLPGDLLAWGSGGSVHHIAIYLGAGKMVEARESGTRITVSDVRLGGDYAGAVRIAPPAQAPGTFSTWGTDVWTHKEPSTTSPRVHKFPGPTTVRIDCQKHAEPVTAEGYTNDAWSYLPEYGAWITNIYIKGPAWLDGVRTCP, from the coding sequence ATGGCGATGCGCACGACAGCGGTGGCGGCGGCGACGGCGCTCACCCTCCTGACCGCATGGGAAGGAGCCCACAGCGCCACCGCGGCCGCCACCACCGCGGCACCGAAGACAGCGGCGGTGGCGGCGGCGGGGGAGTGCCGAGTACTCGCCCCCGGCGCCTCCGCGGTGGCCGAGAAGGCCGTGGCAGCCGCCTGCGAACAGATCGGCGTCTGGTACACCTGGGGCGGCGGCCACGGACCACAACCGGGCCCCACCTACGGCCAGGTCGACCCCAGCGACCCCGACAGCGCACACGACCCCGAGCGCCTCGGCTTCGACTGCTCGGGACTGGTCCGCTACGCCTACCACCGCGCGGCCGGCGGCGACCCGCTGACCGGCAACGCCTACCACCAGTTCCACTCACCGCAGGTGCAACAGCGGTTCACCGCCGGGCAGGGGACCGCACCACTGCTCCCGGGGGACCTCCTGGCCTGGGGCTCGGGGGGCTCCGTCCACCACATCGCGATCTACCTGGGCGCGGGCAAGATGGTCGAGGCCCGGGAATCGGGCACCCGGATCACCGTCAGCGACGTACGGCTGGGCGGCGACTACGCCGGAGCGGTCCGCATCGCACCGCCGGCGCAGGCACCCGGCACGTTCAGCACCTGGGGCACGGACGTGTGGACCCACAAGGAGCCGTCCACCACCAGCCCGCGCGTCCACAAGTTCCCCGGCCCCACCACGGTGCGCATCGACTGCCAGAAGCACGCCGAACCCGTGACCGCCGAGGGCTACACCAACGACGCCTGGTCCTACCTGCCCGAGTACGGGGCGTGGATCACCAACATCTACATCAAGGGCCCCGCCTGGCTGGACGGCGTACGCACCTGCCCCTGA
- a CDS encoding UDP-N-acetylglucosamine--N-acetylmuramyl-(pentapeptide) pyrophosphoryl-undecaprenol N-acetylglucosamine transferase yields MTTTTSHPPAAGALSVVIGAGGTGGHIYPGLALAEALRAAVPGAVVSFIGTERGLEGELIPGAGYRLHTVDMIPFDPALGAKRYLLPAALLRSAHQARSVIRAQGAHVVVGMGGYPSAPAVLGARLAGLPAVIHESNAVPGRANQFAARLTSHVAVAFDRSRAHLAGGERALTTGMPISAALSGLAELPGAQRAALRVEARRALGVAAGRRLVVFNGGSLGAVRLTRAAAALAGLWQGRDDVQLLVKTGPAVLADTVAELAASGGQRIARAVPYLDRMDLVYAAADLVVCRAGSATVAELAATGVPAVLVPYPYAPGDHQTHNARVLSDAGAGLLLPDAETTAERLAGLVGPLLADPARLSAMAGAADSGPHARAAELLAAEVLRVAGLAPTSVVSDLEHA; encoded by the coding sequence ATGACCACCACCACATCACACCCGCCTGCGGCCGGGGCGCTCTCCGTCGTGATCGGTGCGGGCGGCACCGGCGGGCACATCTATCCAGGGCTCGCTCTCGCGGAGGCGCTGCGGGCCGCCGTGCCCGGCGCCGTGGTCTCGTTCATCGGGACCGAGCGGGGCCTGGAGGGCGAGCTGATCCCCGGTGCCGGCTACCGCCTGCACACCGTCGACATGATCCCCTTCGATCCCGCCCTGGGCGCGAAGCGGTACCTGCTGCCCGCGGCGCTGCTGCGCTCGGCGCACCAGGCGCGCTCGGTGATCCGGGCGCAGGGCGCCCATGTCGTCGTGGGCATGGGCGGGTATCCGAGCGCGCCCGCCGTGCTCGGTGCCCGGCTGGCCGGGCTGCCGGCGGTGATCCACGAGTCCAACGCGGTGCCGGGCCGCGCCAACCAGTTCGCGGCCCGGCTCACCTCGCACGTCGCGGTGGCCTTCGACCGCAGCCGGGCCCATCTGGCGGGCGGGGAGCGGGCGCTGACCACCGGGATGCCGATCTCCGCGGCCCTGTCCGGTCTCGCCGAGCTGCCCGGGGCGCAGCGGGCGGCGCTGCGCGTGGAGGCCCGGCGGGCGCTGGGGGTGGCGGCGGGTCGGCGGCTGGTCGTCTTCAACGGCGGCAGCCTGGGCGCGGTGCGCCTGACCCGGGCGGCGGCCGCGCTGGCGGGCCTGTGGCAGGGCCGGGACGACGTACAGCTGCTGGTGAAGACCGGTCCGGCCGTACTGGCGGACACGGTGGCCGAGCTGGCGGCGTCGGGCGGGCAGCGGATCGCGCGGGCCGTGCCGTACCTGGACCGGATGGACCTGGTCTACGCGGCGGCCGACCTGGTGGTGTGCCGTGCGGGCTCGGCGACCGTCGCCGAGCTGGCGGCGACCGGGGTCCCGGCGGTGCTGGTGCCGTACCCGTACGCGCCGGGCGACCACCAGACTCACAACGCGCGGGTGCTGTCCGACGCGGGCGCCGGGCTGCTGCTGCCAGACGCCGAGACCACCGCCGAGCGCCTCGCCGGCCTCGTCGGGCCGCTGCTGGCCGATCCGGCGCGGCTGTCGGCGATGGCCGGCGCCGCCGACTCCGGCCCGCACGCGCGGGCCGCCGAGCTGCTGGCCGCCGAGGTCCTGCGCGTCGCCGGCCTCGCCCCCACTTCCGTCGTCTCTGATCTGGAGCACGCTTGA
- a CDS encoding response regulator transcription factor, translated as MSSTNSTDTTGGRRRILVVDDEPEVRAAVEDGLTVEGYEVRGAADGLAALSQVAAWEPDAVVLDVMMPVLDGLGVCRQLRAMGDRTPVLVLTALDSVSERVDGLEAGADDYLVKPFALDELIARVRALLRRAAPAPAGAAPLGFADLVLDPATRTGRRGGRPLEFSRTEAALLELLLRHPGQVLPRELILELVWGRDFGPDSNSLAVYVGYLRRKLEAAGEPRLVHTVHGVGYRLDAA; from the coding sequence ATGAGCTCCACGAACAGCACAGACACCACGGGCGGCCGGCGGCGCATCCTCGTCGTCGACGACGAGCCCGAGGTACGGGCGGCCGTCGAGGACGGACTCACCGTCGAGGGGTACGAGGTCCGCGGCGCCGCGGACGGCCTCGCCGCCCTCTCCCAGGTGGCGGCCTGGGAACCCGACGCGGTCGTCCTCGACGTCATGATGCCCGTCCTCGACGGCCTCGGCGTCTGCCGGCAGCTGCGGGCGATGGGCGACCGCACCCCCGTCCTCGTCCTGACCGCCCTGGACTCCGTCAGCGAACGCGTCGACGGACTGGAGGCGGGCGCCGACGACTACCTCGTCAAACCCTTCGCCCTCGACGAGCTGATCGCCCGGGTCCGCGCCCTGCTGCGGCGGGCCGCACCCGCACCCGCCGGCGCCGCCCCGCTCGGCTTCGCCGACCTCGTCCTCGACCCCGCGACCCGCACCGGCCGCCGGGGCGGCCGCCCGCTGGAGTTCAGCCGCACCGAAGCGGCCCTGCTCGAACTCCTCCTGCGCCACCCCGGCCAGGTACTCCCGCGCGAGCTCATCCTCGAGCTCGTGTGGGGACGCGACTTCGGCCCGGACTCCAACTCCCTCGCCGTCTACGTCGGCTACCTGCGCCGCAAACTGGAGGCCGCGGGCGAACCCCGCCTCGTGCACACCGTCCACGGTGTCGGCTACCGGCTGGACGCGGCGTGA
- a CDS encoding SDR family NAD(P)-dependent oxidoreductase, producing MNSWTGRTVLVTGAEGFIGSTLVDLLVARGARVRAFVHYKPYAEKGHLARYLADPDGAVEMWAGDVRDAGRVSDAVAGCDTVFHLAALIGIPYSYASPGAYVQTNVTGTQNVAEACRRHGVRRLVHTSTSEVYGTALTAPISESHPLQPQSPYSASKIGADMMALSFHHAFELPVAVVRPFNTYGPRQSARAVIPTILAQLHAGSREVRLGSLTPTRDFTYVTDTAEGFLAVAGCERALGEVVNLGTGEEISVGALAQALVKASGRDAEVVVDPARLRPSGSEVQRLLSDNARARDWAGWRPRVGLEEGLRRTSEWIAANPSLFAPDRYAV from the coding sequence ATGAACAGCTGGACCGGCCGTACTGTCCTGGTCACCGGCGCGGAGGGCTTCATCGGCTCGACGCTGGTGGACCTGCTGGTGGCGCGGGGTGCGCGGGTGCGCGCCTTCGTCCACTACAAGCCGTACGCGGAGAAGGGGCACTTGGCGCGCTACCTCGCCGACCCGGACGGTGCGGTGGAGATGTGGGCGGGTGACGTCCGTGACGCGGGCCGGGTCAGTGACGCGGTGGCCGGCTGCGACACCGTCTTCCATCTGGCGGCGCTGATCGGGATTCCGTACAGCTACGCCTCGCCGGGTGCGTACGTGCAGACGAACGTGACGGGCACGCAGAACGTGGCGGAGGCCTGCCGGCGGCACGGGGTGCGGCGGCTGGTGCACACCTCGACGAGCGAGGTCTACGGGACGGCGCTGACCGCCCCCATTTCCGAGAGCCACCCGCTGCAGCCGCAGTCCCCGTACTCGGCTTCGAAGATCGGCGCGGACATGATGGCGCTGTCCTTCCACCACGCGTTCGAGCTGCCGGTGGCGGTGGTGCGTCCGTTCAACACCTACGGGCCGCGGCAGTCGGCGCGCGCGGTGATCCCGACGATCCTGGCCCAGCTGCACGCCGGGTCGCGGGAGGTCCGCCTCGGATCGCTGACGCCGACCCGGGACTTCACGTACGTGACGGACACGGCGGAGGGCTTCCTGGCGGTGGCCGGGTGCGAGCGGGCGCTGGGTGAGGTGGTCAACCTCGGTACCGGTGAGGAGATCTCCGTCGGGGCGCTGGCGCAGGCCCTGGTGAAGGCTTCCGGGCGGGATGCGGAGGTGGTGGTGGACCCGGCGCGGCTGAGGCCGTCGGGCAGTGAGGTGCAGCGGCTGCTGTCGGACAACGCGCGGGCCCGGGACTGGGCGGGCTGGCGGCCTCGGGTCGGTCTGGAGGAGGGGTTGCGGCGGACCTCGGAGTGGATCGCGGCGAACCCTTCGCTGTTCGCGCCGGACCGTTACGCGGTCTGA
- a CDS encoding ATP-binding protein: MDLAQRRLHHRRRTQRRPSHPRRLGLHHLGDSTALIASELATNAVRYTSTPFQLRLIRTEYSLTCEVIDDNSTSPQLRHADDTDEGGRGLFITSQLTENWGVRPARRGKAIWAEQAVHPA; encoded by the coding sequence ATGGACCTGGCCCAACGACGCCTCCACCATCGCCGACGCACGCAGCGCCGTCCGTCACACCCTCGCCGCCTGGGCCTGCACCACCTGGGGGACAGCACCGCCCTGATCGCCAGCGAACTCGCCACCAACGCCGTCCGGTACACCTCCACCCCCTTCCAACTCCGCCTGATCCGCACCGAGTACTCCCTGACCTGCGAAGTCATCGACGACAACAGCACCTCTCCCCAACTACGCCACGCCGACGACACCGACGAAGGCGGCCGAGGCCTGTTCATCACCTCCCAGCTCACCGAGAACTGGGGCGTGCGCCCCGCCCGCCGCGGCAAAGCCATCTGGGCCGAACAGGCAGTGCACCCCGCCTGA
- a CDS encoding MBL fold metallo-hydrolase yields MTLAPARTTPAAHPERLERGHPFRQWKTWRIPGTEFTLTGYSRANDKTFFHIPELRCALDAGLAEGRQPETVFLTHTHHDHSKDLDYLAARADGVDIHLPAAAVPYVESFLRASAELNHGAAYDPALAAGCRLHGVRGGDEFAFGRRGHRVRVVECVHKVPCVGYAFSEPRKALLPEYEELRRGLAEQGRGAEFGRILAERRKEGVEVEREVLRPLFAFLGDTHVSVFEDNPWLLEYPVVITECTFLDDAELARADRVGHTVWSRLKPVVEAHPETLFVLTHFSLRHSDQDVLDFFRDERPANVLLWAHPESRLPEQHQHG; encoded by the coding sequence ATGACACTGGCCCCTGCGCGGACGACACCGGCCGCCCATCCCGAGCGGCTGGAGCGGGGGCACCCGTTCCGGCAGTGGAAGACCTGGCGGATACCCGGTACCGAGTTCACCCTCACCGGCTATTCGCGGGCCAACGACAAGACGTTCTTCCACATCCCGGAGCTGCGGTGCGCGCTCGACGCCGGGCTGGCGGAGGGGCGGCAGCCGGAGACCGTCTTCCTCACCCATACCCACCACGACCACTCCAAGGACCTCGACTACCTGGCCGCCAGGGCCGACGGGGTCGACATCCACCTGCCGGCCGCGGCAGTGCCGTACGTGGAGTCGTTCCTGCGGGCGTCCGCCGAGCTGAACCACGGCGCCGCCTACGACCCTGCGCTCGCCGCGGGCTGCCGGCTGCACGGGGTGCGCGGCGGTGACGAGTTCGCCTTCGGGCGGCGCGGCCACCGTGTGCGGGTGGTGGAGTGCGTCCACAAGGTGCCGTGCGTGGGGTACGCGTTCTCCGAGCCGCGCAAGGCGCTGCTGCCCGAGTACGAGGAACTGCGGCGCGGCCTCGCGGAGCAGGGCCGGGGTGCGGAGTTCGGCCGGATCCTCGCCGAGCGCCGCAAGGAGGGCGTGGAGGTCGAACGGGAGGTGCTCAGGCCGCTGTTCGCGTTCCTCGGGGACACCCACGTGAGCGTCTTCGAGGACAATCCGTGGCTGTTGGAGTATCCGGTGGTCATCACCGAGTGCACGTTCCTCGACGACGCCGAGCTGGCGCGCGCCGACCGGGTCGGGCACACCGTGTGGAGCCGGCTGAAGCCGGTCGTCGAGGCCCACCCGGAGACCCTCTTCGTCCTCACCCATTTCAGCCTGCGCCATTCGGACCAGGACGTGCTCGACTTCTTCCGCGACGAGCGGCCCGCGAACGTGCTGCTGTGGGCGCATCCGGAGAGCCGGCTGCCGGAGCAGCACCAGCACGGCTGA
- a CDS encoding rhomboid-like protein, with protein MNSSPLPGPLGRALRAVRWYPRRAPLTLAFVCLLLAGHAWIGRVSADRAAAVLGYLSTNLDNLRDHPLPALVGSALFFDGTLTDVASTDFVGTLITLGLGVCCFLAWAESRWGKRRAVAVFLGGHVAATLLTAAVIGVGLRYGWYPAAVRGSLDYGVSYGAQTVLAVGTLALPRRGRLPWAVFVLAWPLGGLEWNGPLPDFTTVGHLLAAVLGFGLLAVPAFRRRRVRAGGPSSAAAEAGAGAGAGASAGAGAGAGAPPSV; from the coding sequence ATGAACTCATCGCCACTGCCGGGGCCCCTCGGCAGAGCGCTCCGCGCCGTGCGGTGGTATCCGCGCCGTGCGCCGCTGACCCTGGCCTTTGTCTGCCTGCTCCTGGCCGGCCACGCGTGGATCGGCCGGGTGTCCGCCGATCGGGCGGCCGCCGTGCTGGGGTACCTCAGCACCAACCTGGACAACCTGCGGGATCATCCGCTGCCGGCGCTGGTCGGCAGCGCGTTGTTCTTCGACGGGACGCTCACGGACGTCGCGTCGACGGACTTCGTGGGCACCCTGATCACCTTGGGTCTCGGGGTGTGCTGCTTCCTGGCGTGGGCGGAGTCGCGGTGGGGGAAGCGGCGCGCGGTGGCGGTGTTCCTCGGCGGGCATGTCGCGGCCACGCTGCTGACCGCCGCCGTCATCGGTGTCGGGCTGCGGTACGGCTGGTATCCGGCGGCGGTGCGGGGGTCCTTGGACTACGGGGTCAGTTACGGCGCGCAGACGGTGCTGGCGGTCGGCACGCTCGCCCTGCCGCGCCGGGGCCGCCTGCCCTGGGCGGTGTTCGTGCTCGCGTGGCCTCTGGGCGGGCTGGAGTGGAACGGGCCGCTGCCGGACTTCACCACGGTCGGCCATCTCCTGGCGGCGGTCCTCGGCTTCGGGCTGCTGGCCGTCCCGGCCTTCCGGCGCCGGCGGGTCCGCGCCGGCGGGCCGTCCTCCGCCGCCGCCGAAGCCGGGGCCGGGGCGGGAGCCGGTGCCAGTGCCGGAGCCGGAGCCGGGGCCGGGGCGCCTCCCTCGGTGTGA
- a CDS encoding sensor histidine kinase, producing the protein MSAGRRRLGRVWRRRGPLRTRLALSVTAAVALVAVGVCAAAYLVVRSALYEQLDLSLTQSARLAAQRNPGSAPGVLAGECRFLAAPACAEVVPADPAADPRPPGQLPVAPAARKVAQGTKSPYYTNITVAGHPARMLTTDYAEGRALQVALRADTALDGIEEAARWLVLTAAAGVLLAALLGHWVSRTGLAPVARLTATAERIAATRDARHRIELPPPGREDEITRLATSFNTMLDELEQSIAAQRQLVADASHELRTPLTALRTNAELLARADRLTPEQRDRASTALGRQLREVTGLVNDLIELARDEEPQPLVEQVRLGALVEHCAQAARTHWPAVAFHVRVPAEPVVVPGVPARLSRLLGNLLDNAAKFSPSGLPVEVELAVGAPGRGPQLTVRDHGPGISPQDLPHVFDRFYRAGTARALPGSGLGLAMARQIARAHSADLTAEAAPGGGALFRLTF; encoded by the coding sequence GTGAGCGCCGGCCGCCGGCGCCTCGGCCGGGTCTGGCGCCGGCGCGGCCCCCTGCGCACCCGCCTCGCCCTGTCCGTCACCGCCGCCGTCGCCCTCGTCGCGGTCGGGGTGTGCGCGGCGGCGTACCTGGTGGTCCGCTCCGCCCTCTACGAGCAGCTCGACCTCAGCCTCACCCAGTCCGCGCGCCTCGCCGCCCAGCGCAACCCGGGATCCGCACCCGGCGTCCTGGCGGGGGAGTGCCGCTTCCTGGCCGCCCCCGCATGCGCGGAGGTCGTCCCCGCCGACCCCGCCGCCGACCCCCGCCCGCCGGGACAGCTCCCCGTCGCCCCCGCCGCCCGCAAGGTCGCACAAGGCACGAAGTCCCCCTACTACACGAACATCACGGTCGCCGGACACCCCGCCCGGATGCTCACCACCGACTACGCCGAGGGCCGCGCACTCCAGGTCGCCCTGCGCGCCGACACCGCCCTGGACGGCATCGAGGAAGCCGCCCGCTGGCTGGTCCTGACCGCCGCCGCCGGCGTCCTGCTGGCCGCCCTCCTCGGCCACTGGGTCTCACGCACCGGCCTGGCCCCGGTCGCCCGGCTCACCGCGACCGCCGAGCGGATCGCGGCCACCCGCGACGCCCGCCACCGCATCGAACTGCCCCCACCCGGACGCGAGGACGAGATCACCCGCCTGGCCACCAGCTTCAACACCATGCTGGACGAACTCGAACAGTCCATCGCCGCACAGCGCCAACTCGTCGCCGACGCCTCCCACGAACTGCGCACCCCGCTCACGGCACTGCGGACCAACGCCGAACTCCTCGCCCGCGCCGACCGCCTCACCCCCGAACAGCGCGACCGCGCCTCCACCGCGCTGGGCCGGCAACTGCGCGAGGTGACGGGTCTGGTCAATGACCTGATCGAGCTGGCCCGCGACGAAGAACCCCAGCCGCTGGTGGAACAGGTCCGCCTGGGCGCCCTGGTGGAACACTGCGCGCAGGCCGCCCGCACGCACTGGCCGGCGGTGGCCTTCCACGTACGGGTGCCGGCCGAGCCCGTCGTGGTGCCCGGCGTCCCCGCACGGCTCAGCCGCCTGCTGGGCAACCTCCTCGACAACGCCGCCAAGTTCAGCCCCTCCGGCCTGCCCGTCGAGGTCGAGCTGGCGGTGGGCGCCCCGGGCCGGGGCCCGCAGCTGACGGTCCGCGACCACGGCCCCGGCATCTCCCCGCAGGACCTCCCGCACGTCTTCGACCGCTTCTACCGCGCCGGCACGGCCCGCGCCCTGCCGGGCTCGGGCCTGGGCCTGGCCATGGCCCGGCAGATCGCCCGGGCCCACTCCGCCGACCTGACGGCAGAAGCCGCCCCGGGCGGCGGCGCCCTCTTCCGCCTGACGTTCTGA